The nucleotide sequence AGATTTGTTTGTTCTGTTATTTGCATAATAGCATTAGAAAGCAAATTAATCTGTTCCACTACTTTTGATTCTTCTATTGCCTTTTCAAGTCCAGCTTTGGTATTAATAAATATTTCATTAGCTCTTTTTTGAGCATTTTCTACATTTTCTTTTGTTTCATAGGCTCTTTTATATATCTCTGCCGCATGCACAGCACCTTCCTGTGATTTTTCTGCTATGGAATGTATTGCTCTTTCTATTTCCTGTGATGTAGCAGTCATTTCTTCAGCAGAAGCTGCTGTTTCTTCCATACTTGCAGAAAGTTCCTCTGTAGTTGCAGATACTTCCTCTATATTTTTATTTAGATTAGTTACATTTGAATTTATATTTTTTACAACATTTTCTATTTTATTATATTCATTTACCACATTACCTACCAAAGTTTTTAAAGAGTGCTGCATTTCAGCAACATTATTATACAATATACCTATTTCATCATTACTTTTAAATTCACATTTATTAGTTAAATCTCCATTATTTATAGAATTAAAGCATATATTCAATTTATTTATAGCATTAATTAAAGTAATTTTTCCGATTAAAAAAGAAGTAAATCCAACCATTACACCTGCTACTATACATATCAAAATAAAATACATGGAATATGAAGACTTCTTATAATAAGTAAAAAAACTCGCCAAAACAGGAAAAATAATTCCCATCAAAACACCTACAAATATTGATAAGAACAAATATCTTCGAATAACACTTTTATTGAAAATCACAATATTTTCCCCTTTCTTTTATTATGTTCTTATATAAATACCATGAATTTATCATGTATTCCACAACTGTATACTATTATTATAAAAAAACATAAAAATAGCAATAAATTTGCAGAATTATATTTAATTTTGAATATAATAATTCTATTTCACCTGATGACATAATTATTCATTGGATACTCCTACAGGCTTATTCCCTCCTAATTTCCATAGATACTTACCGAATACCATGAGCAACTTGTCCGGCGGCTAATTTAAAAAGTCACCGTTTTCGAGGATAAATTATCTGTGAAATTCAAGTCCGGCGTGATAGTGAATGTAAATGAATAAGGGCAAAATGACCAAGGTACTCTACGGAAATTACAAAGTAAGGTGCTTCATTTTTTAGAACAAACTAGATACACATTTCATAGATAAAAATGTCAACCCACGTTATACTTTACGAAACATGATTTTTCTGTACTTGTATGTTATAACAGATACAGTAATAAAAAGAGTAGCAAGTAAAATAACCGCTCCTTTTTCTGAAAAAATTAATGGAGCAATACCAAGCGATAAATTTCCCACTGCATGAAGTAACATAGAACCAAACACGCTACCATTGCTCATTATATAAAGTAAGGTTATTAAAATGGATATCATTACTGTATATAGTAAATAACCCAAAATTGCTGGAATTTTTCCGAAGGAATTCAAAATATTTTGTGTTGTTCCATTTATAAAAAACAAGGGCATATGCCAAAACGACCAAATTATCCCAATCAATACCGCTGATTTCATCGGCGATGCTTTCCACAGCAGTCGCTTAAGCGCAAAGCCCCGCCACCCCGCCTCTTCGCCCAGCGGCCCCATAAAAATAAAAATGTAAGCAAAAGCCACAGGAACAAACCAAGGAGCAAACTGCATCTGAGGAAGAGTTTCTCTTGAAAGAGAAAAAATCAGGCAGGATACCGCTGATACTATTGGTAGGACTAAGAAGACGAATAATAGCCATTTTACCTTAATATGTATATTTAGCAATGATTTAAATAATGAATACACTTCCGCTTTCCCGCCGAATATGTATGCAAAAATAAAACCGGTCACAGATGGAACAAAAGTACCAACAGTTACAAAGAAATTATAAGGGAGCGCCAAATTAACACCAAAATTTTGTATCAGCAATGCAGGAAACCACAGAAACCAAGAAAATAAAATAGTGGTTATAAAAAACATAATAACTTCATGTTTTGATTTAAGCCTGTCTATAAATTTCATTACATATCCTCCTTATGGTGTTAGTATATTAGTGTAGACACAAAAAGCCGAACTCCTTAAAATATAAAAAGAGAAGGAAGTGTCTACAATGGCAAAAGGGCAAAAGTATTATAGACAAGAATTTAGAAAGACAATTGTAGAACCCTATAACTCTGGTAAGAGTTTGGGAGAGCTTAGCAGCGAATATGGCATATCAAAATCAACAATCAATGGATGGATTAAAAACGCTAAATCAACAACTGCGGATAAAGATACAACTATAACATCAGCAGAGTATCAGGCAATGTTAAAGAAGATGGCAAGGCTTGAGGAGGAAAATAAAATATTAAAAAAAGCCATGGCCATATTGGCAAGCTCATTTCACCGCCGCCTTTTCCGTCTATACAACCCTGCTCGCCGGAAGCCGCCCCAGATGGGCTGTGGATGTTTTTCCTCAAACAACCACACACATAAAAATACAGGGCTATCAACTTTGGGAAACAGATTTGATGAATGCATGTCTAGGTTTGAGTTTGAAACCTATGTTCAAGGGTATGAAGCTGTAAGTGATTGGATAACTTACTACAATACTGTTAGAATACATTCAGGAATAAACTATAAAGCTCCACAAAGCTACTATTTATAAGGTTATAGTAGGATTAGCTTCGTCTCTAAATAAAATAATCTACATTTTCATTTGCAAATTCACGGAATGTTCGAGGTTGTTTCCCTGTGATTTTATAGAATCCGTCGGTTACCATTTTCGCAGTCCCCATCCTTGTCATGAAGTAAAGAGCTACTGTTACATTTACATAATTTTTGTCTAATCCCCTCTTTTTAATATAGTAACTTCTATATTTTAAGAAACCTGGTTTTCTATAAATGATTTTCTTCCCAGTAACATCACTTAAAATTTCCGCTATTTGATAATAATCTAAAGATTCCGGCCCCGTGATAGTATGAGCAGTGTTCTTATACTTTTCAGGTTCATGTAATAACGTTGCTATCGAAAGTCCTATGTCTGCTGCATCAATAAAGCTTGTTTTACTTCTGCCAGCAGGAATAAATATTTCATTTTTTTCAATAATTTCTACTGAATGAATACCCGATAAATTCTGCATAAAAAAACCTGGTCGAACATGAGCATAAGGAATTCCTACTTTTTCAATATACTTCTCAATTTTATAATGAGGAGGTAGGGGGTTTTTTTCAACACCCATTAAAGATAAAAAAGAAACCAGTTTAATATCATAAGATCTCATAGCATCGATAAAGGGATACAGGTCCTCTGGATTTCCAAGGTGTGGGGGTCTCATCAAAAACACTCTATCTACTTCTTTTAGTGCCTCATCAAATGTTTTTTTATCCGTAAAATCAAGTTTCACAGCACTAACGATATCACCAAATAGACTCTTTATTTTAGTGATGTCAATATCTCCGGCTACAACTTGCTCCCCTTTGGCTATTAACTCTTTTACTACAAACTTACCTACATTCCCTAATGCACCTGTTACTAATACCTTCATCATTTCCTCTCCTTACTTAGTATTGTATTTGCTTTTTCCATAAGATCAATAAATGTTCTGAAGTCCTTTGTTCCCATTTTTTTTTCTAACAATGCTATTGATTTAAAGTATTCCTCATGAGTTGATGTTACCAATCCTATTCCTTTATCAGTTATAGAAAGAACATAACTTCTTCTATCAGTAGGAGATGGGATCTTTACTAAATATCCTTTCCGAACAAGCTCATTAACCATAGCGGTTACTGAAGGTTTTGCAATTTGAAAGAAATTGCTAATCATTAACGGGGTAACACCTTCATTTTGTTTTTGCACATAAATTAACACACCCATCTCACTTGATTTAATTGGTAACCCTTTTTTTGTATACATTTGTAGCCTGCAAAACATTGCTATTTCTTCGGCTGCTCTAATAATTTTTTCTTGCATTATATCCTCCCTCAATCTATTTAGTTAGTTTAACTAACCAAATTATACTACTTAAACTTCTCATTATCAACCCCGTTATGAAATAATTTGGAATATTTTTACGTTTTTTTTGCCTTATCAACACACCCCTACTGTCATTTTGCAAAATAAAGTAGTAACATTTTTAAAATTATTTCAGGAGAAAATTTACTATAATCTAAAAATTTTTTCAGATTGTAGCAGGTCTGCTATTAGAGTTTTTCAAATTACAGTAGGATTATGAAAAAAAGACCGCTCACGCAGTCTTTCAGTCTTTACTTACCTTGATTTCAGTGCCTTTACCACTACTTCCGCAGAGCCAATGTTGGTTGCCAGCGGTATGCAGTGTACGTCACAAAGCCTTAGAAGTGCAGTTACATCAGGTTCATGTGGTTGTGCTGTGAGAGGGTCTCTTAAAAAGATCACAATGTCTATTCCTCCCTCTGCCAGTCTCCCTCCTATTTGCTGGTCACCACCCAAGGGACCGGATAGGAATCTGTGGACATTCAAACCTGTTGCTTCTGAAATTAACTTTCCGGTAGTACCTGTTCCAAAAAGCTGATGCTCTTGAAATACATCTTTGTACCTTTTTACAAACTCAATCATATCATCTTTTTTCTTATCATGGGCAATTAATGCAATCCTCATTAGTGCTCCCCCTTAAGTAAAATTATTTAAAAGTTTATCTTCTTTTTCCTCATCCCTACGTTCACTACCAAGCCCAATGCTATAAAATTAGTCATCATAGAACTTCCTCCATAGCTCATAAATGGCAATGTAATACCGGTTATAGGCATAATACCAATAGTCATACCTATATTCTGGATTATTGAGAATAGAAATGAGGAAAATACTCCTATACATATTATGCTGCCAAATAGGTCCTTACTTCTCTTTGCAATTTTGAGTATTTTATAGAGTAAAATACTGTATAAAATCAGCAGGGTTAAGGCTCCAATAAAGCCCCACTTTTCTCCGACCATGGAGAATATAAAATCTGTATACGCCTCCGGAACAAATTGGGATACAAAGCTTGAGCCTGCACGTTCTCCGACTTTGGCACCGCTGCCGAATATACCTCCGGACCCAATGCCAATCTGAGATTGAATCAGCTGTAAGCCATAGCCCAACTCATCAGACTCCGGGTTCAAGAATATGGTCAATCTCTTTTTCCAGTAGGTGGGCATTAGGCCTGAGTTCCAAACACTTACTATCATGACTACAATGGCTGTTAATCCGCCAAATATCACCTTTAAATTTAAACCGGATACAAAATATATTCCTAAAACTATAAAGAAGCAAACCATGGTCATCCCCATGTCCGGTTGTATTACAATCAGTGCCATAGGAACTGCCGCATAAAAGGTCAGTATAAAAAAGTTCTTAATGTTGTTTATGTTGCCTTCCATGTCGTCTAACTTTTTTGCCAATATTATTATCATGCCCAGCTTTGCGAACTCTGAAGGCTGAATAGCTCTGCTTCCTATGCTGATCCATGCTGAGGCTCCTTTTACTGCCTTACTGGTAAGGTCATTATATAAAAGCAGCAGCACTCCTGCCCAATAAATTAAGCTGGCATAGTTGGACAATATTGTATAGTCCACTATTACAACCACATATAGCACAGCTAGGCCTACTGCAAGCCACATGAGTTGAAGCTTTGCATAGTAGATTCCATATTTTGTCATGGTGGCATTGTAAATATTTATAGTTCCAAAGAGTACAATTAAAATAGCTACAAGAATTAGTCCAAAATCAAAGTATTTAATTAATTTTCTATCTATTGTAAGCTTATCAAGCATTTTCTCAACCTCCAACAATTTAGATTATAGCAGTTTGGCAGAAAAAAAGCTACGGAATAATCTTAACTATTCATTAAGAATTAATAAAAAAAGTACAGCCTACGCTGTACTTATCTGTCAATTCTTGCCTTTCTGATTGGAATGTTTGCCACCAAAGCCGGAAGATTCCCTTCTTCCGCATCAGTTCTGGTAAGAGCTATTTCAACTTCTGAGCTATCGATCTCTACGTACTTTGAAATGACATCCAATATTTCCTGTCTGATTACATCCATTATTTCAGGAGAAAGGGATGACCTGTCATGTATTAGTATGAGTCTTAATCTATCCTTTGCTACATCCTTAGAGGCTGATTTATTTATACTAAATATTTTAAGTAAATCCATAACTCTTAACCTCCCATTTTAAAGAGTTTCTTGAAGGCATTGAGTAGTCCACCGCCTTCGCCTTCCAAGTTCATAAGAGGAACTTCTTCTCCCGTAATTCTCCTAGCAATATTCTTGAAGGCTTGTCCTGAAGAAGCTTTTTCATCTAAAACGATTGGCTCCCCTTTGTTTGTGGATATAGTTATATTCCTATCATCCGGTACTACCCCTATAAGCTTTACTGATAAGGTATCAATTATATCAGTTATACTTAACATGTCGCCCTTCTTAACCATTTCTATATTCAAACGGTTAATAAGTAATTGATGGTCTTCTATACCCTTTGCATCCAGTTTTCCGATTACTCTATCGGCATCTCTTACGGATGTAACTTCCGGATTAACTACAACCACAGCCCTGTCTGCACCAACAATGGCATTTTCAAAGCCCTGCTCTATTCCTGCTGGACAATCTATTAATACATAGTCGAACTCTTCCTTTAGTTCCCTTACCAATTTAAGCATGTCCTGAGATTTTATATCGTTCTTGTCTCTTGTTTGAGCTGTTGGCAATAAGAATAAATTGTTTAATCTTTTATCCTTTATCATTGCCTGTTTCAGTCTGCATCTATTTTCAATTACATCAATCAGTGTATAGACTATTCTGTTTTCCAGTCCCATAAGCACGTCTAAATTTCTCAGACCTGTATCACCATCTATTACTACCACCTTTTTGCCCATAGACGCCAATGCAGTCCCAATATTTGCAGTAGTTGTTGTCTTTCCTACTCCACCCTTACCGGATGTTATTACAATCGCTTCTCCCATTTTTCTACCTCCGTTATTAAATAAATTTATTGGGTAAATATGGCTCCACTACTATTGAACCATCCTTGATTTTTGCTACTTCAGGGAATTGAGGCTTTAAATTATCCTCCGGCGATCTCGTTACCAAGTCACCGATTTGCAGTATTTCCGGTTGAAGTGAAAAGGCTGCAACTATAGCTCTTTCGTCCCCACCTAATCCAGCATGTACATATCCCCTTAATTGCCCTAATACTATGACATTGCCCCCGGCAAAGATCTCTGATCCCGGGTTTACATCGCCCACAATGACAAGATTTCCCGTATAGTCGATTCTCTGTCCGCCTCTGACAGTTTTTCTAATAAACTTAGTCTTTCCTTCAGTAACTCCCCTAAAACCTTTTAAAGTCTTTTCTTCTATCTCCTCAAAAATACAATCCTTGATTTCAAAGTCATTTAGAAGTACATCCTTTAGCCTGCTTGCTTCTCTTTCATTTATTCTTTTTAAGTCTGTAGTAAGCTTCATAGTAGAATCTTTATAAAATCTTTTACCTCTGGACAGCTTTTCTATGAATGCATCCAGCATATCGTCAAAACTATTGAATTTATTCATATCTATTACTGCGTTCAAACCATCTTTGTTGCCTTTAATAA is from Clostridium thermarum and encodes:
- the mgsA gene encoding methylglyoxal synthase; translation: MRIALIAHDKKKDDMIEFVKRYKDVFQEHQLFGTGTTGKLISEATGLNVHRFLSGPLGGDQQIGGRLAEGGIDIVIFLRDPLTAQPHEPDVTALLRLCDVHCIPLATNIGSAEVVVKALKSR
- the minD gene encoding septum site-determining protein MinD; this translates as MGEAIVITSGKGGVGKTTTTANIGTALASMGKKVVVIDGDTGLRNLDVLMGLENRIVYTLIDVIENRCRLKQAMIKDKRLNNLFLLPTAQTRDKNDIKSQDMLKLVRELKEEFDYVLIDCPAGIEQGFENAIVGADRAVVVVNPEVTSVRDADRVIGKLDAKGIEDHQLLINRLNIEMVKKGDMLSITDIIDTLSVKLIGVVPDDRNITISTNKGEPIVLDEKASSGQAFKNIARRITGEEVPLMNLEGEGGGLLNAFKKLFKMGG
- the rodA gene encoding rod shape-determining protein RodA translates to MLDKLTIDRKLIKYFDFGLILVAILIVLFGTINIYNATMTKYGIYYAKLQLMWLAVGLAVLYVVVIVDYTILSNYASLIYWAGVLLLLYNDLTSKAVKGASAWISIGSRAIQPSEFAKLGMIIILAKKLDDMEGNINNIKNFFILTFYAAVPMALIVIQPDMGMTMVCFFIVLGIYFVSGLNLKVIFGGLTAIVVMIVSVWNSGLMPTYWKKRLTIFLNPESDELGYGLQLIQSQIGIGSGGIFGSGAKVGERAGSSFVSQFVPEAYTDFIFSMVGEKWGFIGALTLLILYSILLYKILKIAKRSKDLFGSIICIGVFSSFLFSIIQNIGMTIGIMPITGITLPFMSYGGSSMMTNFIALGLVVNVGMRKKKINF
- a CDS encoding CPBP family intramembrane glutamic endopeptidase; translation: MKFIDRLKSKHEVIMFFITTILFSWFLWFPALLIQNFGVNLALPYNFFVTVGTFVPSVTGFIFAYIFGGKAEVYSLFKSLLNIHIKVKWLLFVFLVLPIVSAVSCLIFSLSRETLPQMQFAPWFVPVAFAYIFIFMGPLGEEAGWRGFALKRLLWKASPMKSAVLIGIIWSFWHMPLFFINGTTQNILNSFGKIPAILGYLLYTVMISILITLLYIMSNGSVFGSMLLHAVGNLSLGIAPLIFSEKGAVILLATLFITVSVITYKYRKIMFRKV
- the minC gene encoding septum site-determining protein MinC; its protein translation is MEDRIFIKGNKDGLNAVIDMNKFNSFDDMLDAFIEKLSRGKRFYKDSTMKLTTDLKRINEREASRLKDVLLNDFEIKDCIFEEIEEKTLKGFRGVTEGKTKFIRKTVRGGQRIDYTGNLVIVGDVNPGSEIFAGGNVIVLGQLRGYVHAGLGGDERAIVAAFSLQPEILQIGDLVTRSPEDNLKPQFPEVAKIKDGSIVVEPYLPNKFI
- the minE gene encoding cell division topological specificity factor MinE; the protein is MDLLKIFSINKSASKDVAKDRLRLILIHDRSSLSPEIMDVIRQEILDVISKYVEIDSSEVEIALTRTDAEEGNLPALVANIPIRKARIDR
- a CDS encoding SDR family oxidoreductase, with translation MKVLVTGALGNVGKFVVKELIAKGEQVVAGDIDITKIKSLFGDIVSAVKLDFTDKKTFDEALKEVDRVFLMRPPHLGNPEDLYPFIDAMRSYDIKLVSFLSLMGVEKNPLPPHYKIEKYIEKVGIPYAHVRPGFFMQNLSGIHSVEIIEKNEIFIPAGRSKTSFIDAADIGLSIATLLHEPEKYKNTAHTITGPESLDYYQIAEILSDVTGKKIIYRKPGFLKYRSYYIKKRGLDKNYVNVTVALYFMTRMGTAKMVTDGFYKITGKQPRTFREFANENVDYFI
- a CDS encoding transposase gives rise to the protein MAKGQKYYRQEFRKTIVEPYNSGKSLGELSSEYGISKSTINGWIKNAKSTTADKDTTITSAEYQAMLKKMARLEEENKILKKAMAILASSFHRRLFRLYNPARRKPPQMGCGCFSSNNHTHKNTGLSTLGNRFDECMSRFEFETYVQGYEAVSDWITYYNTVRIHSGINYKAPQSYYL
- a CDS encoding MarR family winged helix-turn-helix transcriptional regulator translates to MQEKIIRAAEEIAMFCRLQMYTKKGLPIKSSEMGVLIYVQKQNEGVTPLMISNFFQIAKPSVTAMVNELVRKGYLVKIPSPTDRRSYVLSITDKGIGLVTSTHEEYFKSIALLEKKMGTKDFRTFIDLMEKANTILSKERK